The Solanum pennellii chromosome 11, SPENNV200 genome contains a region encoding:
- the LOC107004140 gene encoding U-box domain-containing protein 21-like — translation MIFSWIRKKKVTKLNSCKELSIPSHFLCPISLDLMKDPVTLCTGISYDRENIEKWIEARNSTCPVTNQRLRNFNLIPNHAIRKTIQDWCVENKDYGIERVPTPRIPIDSSQVTEICSRLMIEAQRGNEMKCRELVGRVRILAKESERNKKCIVECGVGYVFATCFEIFSMGIQDELLKDLLWGMTWMFPIGQEGISKLVSSTSLRCMARFMKGEDLSARQNVVIVMKELLYYDQSCTNVLIDIEDLVESLYQMVKVPICPSTTKASLTVIYSIISYTSSENNKKIVSKFVNMGLVCLVVEMLVDCENSIIEKGLAILDIICNFEEGKQKAYEHGLTMAIIAKKIMRVTEMATECSISILWKLCKSGNNENNSVIEALELGVFQKLLVVLQVGCGEKTKEKATELLKLMNLYKDRVDCFDGSTFKYLKKSY, via the coding sequence ATGATTTTTTCGTGGATACGTAAAAAGAAGGTTACAAAATTGAACTCTTGTAAAGAACTTTCGATTCCATCTCATTTTCTTTGTCCGATTTCTCTTGATTTAATGAAAGATCCAGTCACATTATGTACTGGAATTTCATATGATCGTGAAAACATCGAAAAATGGATCGAGGCACGGAATTCAACGTGCCCCGTGACGAATCAACGTTTGAGAAATTTCAATCTCATACCAAACCATGCCATAAGGAAAACAATTCAAGATTGGTGTGTGGAGAATAAAGATTATGGCATTGAAAGAGTTCCAACTCCTAGAATTCCAATCGATTCGTCTCAAGTAACGGAGATTTGCTCGAGGCTAATGATTGAAGCTCAACGAGGGAACGAGATGAAATGTAGAGAGTTAGTGGGACGAGTCAGGATTTTAGCTAAAGAGAGCGAGAGAAACAAGAAATGCATAGTGGAATGTGGGGTAGGTTATGTTTTTGCAACATGTTTTGAGATTTTCTCTATGGGAATTCAGGATGAACTCTTGAAGGACTTGTTATGGGGGATGACGTGGATGTTTCCTATTGGACAAGAGGGGATATCGAAACTCGTGTCATCGACGTCTTTACGTTGCATGGCAAGGTTTATGAAAGGTGAAGATTTATCAGCAAGACAAAATGTAGTTATAGTCATGAAAGAATTGCTCTATTATGACCAAAGTTGCACAAATGTGTTAATAGATATCGAAGATTTGGTTGAATCTTTGTACCAAATGGTGAAAGTACCGATTTGCCCCTCCACGACGAAAGCGTCGTTAACGGTGATATACTCTATTATCTCATATACATCAAGtgaaaataacaagaaaattgtGTCTAAATTCGTAAACATGGGGTTAGTTTGTTTGGTTGTTGAAATGCTTGTGGATTGTGAAAACAGTATAATAGAGAAGGGATTGGCTATTTTGGACATAATTTGCAATTTTGAAGAAGGGAAACAAAAGGCTTATGAACATGGATTGACTATGGCAATAATAgccaaaaaaataatgagagtTACAGAAATGGCCACAGAatgttcaatttcaattttgtgGAAACTTTGCAAAAGTGGAAATAATGAGAATAATTCAGTAATTGAGGCATTGGAATTAGgtgtatttcaaaaattattggtGGTTTTACAAGTGGGATGTGGTGAAAAAACTAAGGAAAAAGCTACTgaattgttgaaattgatgaatcTTTACAAAGATAGAGTGGATTGCTTTGATGGATCAACTTTCAAGTATCTCAAGAAGTCATATTGA